The nucleotide sequence CTCCCAGGGCCGGCTACGCGCCGTCGTACGCCGCCCGCAGCGCGGCGATGTCGAGCTTGCCCATCTTCATCATCGCGTCGGTGGCCCGCTTGGCCTTCTGCGGGTCGGAGCCGGTCACCATGTCGAGGAACACGGTGGGGACGACCTGCCAGGACACCCCGAACTTGTCCTTCACCCAGCCGCAGGGCCCCTCCTCGCCGCCCTCGGAGAGCCTGCTCCAGTAGTGGTCCACCTCGTCCTGGTCCGCGCAAAGCACCTGGAAG is from Streptomyces hygroscopicus and encodes:
- a CDS encoding 3-demethylubiquinone-9 3-methyltransferase; the encoded protein is MATDGFTTCLWFDGNAEEAAQHYISIFKNSRLGRIAHYTGGEPGGAAGSVMTVEFEANGQRFVGLNGGPEFTFSEAISFQVLCADQDEVDHYWSRLSEGGEEGPCGWVKDKFGVSWQVVPTVFLDMVTGSDPQKAKRATDAMMKMGKLDIAALRAAYDGA